A region from the Macrobrachium nipponense isolate FS-2020 chromosome 47, ASM1510439v2, whole genome shotgun sequence genome encodes:
- the LOC135204621 gene encoding gastrula zinc finger protein XlCGF49.1-like: MCIAKENRDLGRSNTAGKRIPCTECQRTFSCMSLLESHIRTHTGKKPYTCSICQRGFSQMTNLKCHMRTHTGEKPYTCSICQRSCSHQSSLLFQNTRESSHGDGPFRCSVCQRSFSLACNLKTHMRTHSGEKPYTCSICQRSFTQSSSLKSHMSTHTGEKPFTCSVCQRGFSQSTKLSNHMRTHTGEKPYTCSVCQRSFSHPSSLIDT; this comes from the exons ATGTGTATTGCAAAAGAAAACAGAGACTTGGGTAGAAGCAACACAGCAGGGAAGCGAATACCTTGTACTGAATGCCAAAGGACATTTTCATGCATGAGCCTCCTGGAATCCCACATAAGAACTCATACGggaaagaaaccatatacttgctctatatgtcaaagaggTTTTTCTCAAATGACTAATCTCAAatgtcacatgagaactcatacaggagagaaaccatacacttgctctatatgtcaaagaagttgtTCTCATCAAAGTAGTCTC TTATTTCAAAATACACGTGAAAGCTCACATGGAGATGGCCCTTTTcgttgctctgtatgtcaaagaagtttttctcttgCATGTAATCTCAAAACACATATGAGAACTCAttcaggagagaaaccatatacttgctctatatgtcaaagaagttttactCAATCAAGTAGTCTCAAATCTCACATGAgtactcatacaggagagaaaccattcacatgctctgtatgtcaaagagGTTTTTCTCAATCAACTAAGCTCTCaaatcacatgagaactcatacaggagagaaaccatacacttgctctgtatgtcaaagaagtttttctcatccAAGTAGTCTCAtagacacatga